The Carnobacterium mobile DSM 4848 genome includes a window with the following:
- a CDS encoding 2-dehydropantoate 2-reductase, with protein MKIAIAGSGALGCGFGYMMQKNGNDVTLIDFWEDHIKAIQKNGLTITVNGKEDNIDIPIGKPADIKDTFDTVFIFTKSMGLRHMLEKIKHLLSEDTKVICLLNGLGHAKTIAEYIPEKNIIMGTTVWTGGLDAPGKTHFMGEGPVEVQNADINEKESTLQIVKMMADSGLNGVYSQDVHFTTWRKACVNGTMNALCSLLNCNIKELFATSEHEDLIKEIVSEFSLVAETEGVHLDVEETVSYLKATAEKVGAHYPSMHQDLQNKRLTEIDFLNGTVAKEAENKGLNAPYSKLITQLIHAKEDILGIKR; from the coding sequence ATGAAAATAGCAATTGCGGGTTCTGGAGCTTTAGGTTGTGGATTTGGTTATATGATGCAAAAAAATGGAAACGACGTTACTTTGATAGACTTTTGGGAAGATCACATTAAAGCCATTCAAAAAAACGGTTTGACTATAACTGTAAATGGAAAAGAAGACAACATTGACATTCCCATAGGAAAACCTGCTGACATTAAAGACACATTCGATACTGTATTTATTTTCACTAAGTCAATGGGCTTACGTCATATGTTGGAAAAAATTAAACATTTGCTGTCAGAGGATACTAAAGTTATCTGTTTATTAAATGGATTGGGACATGCTAAGACAATTGCTGAATACATTCCAGAAAAAAATATCATTATGGGTACGACTGTTTGGACAGGTGGGTTAGATGCGCCAGGGAAAACACATTTCATGGGTGAAGGTCCTGTTGAAGTCCAAAATGCGGATATCAACGAAAAAGAAAGTACCCTTCAAATAGTGAAAATGATGGCCGATAGCGGGTTGAACGGTGTCTATAGTCAAGATGTTCATTTTACAACATGGAGAAAAGCTTGCGTCAATGGCACAATGAACGCTTTGTGTTCCCTACTAAATTGCAATATCAAAGAGTTGTTCGCAACTTCTGAACATGAAGACCTGATCAAAGAAATCGTCAGTGAATTTTCTCTTGTGGCGGAAACTGAAGGTGTCCATTTAGACGTAGAAGAAACGGTTAGCTACTTGAAAGCGACAGCAGAAAAAGTTGGAGCTCATTATCCTTCTATGCATCAAGACTTGCAGAATAAACGTCTGACCGAAATTGACTTTTTGAATGGTACAGTAGCAAAAGAAGCAGAAAATAAAGGGTTAAACGCTCCTTATAGTAAATTGATCACTCAATTGATTCATGCCAAAGAAGATATTCTAGGTATCAAGCGTTAA